The following are from one region of the Candidatus Firestonebacteria bacterium RIFOXYD2_FULL_39_29 genome:
- a CDS encoding tRNA uridine-5-carboxymethylaminomethyl(34) synthesis GTPase MnmE yields the protein MKNTIAAISTPPGESGLGIVRVSGADAVKIVSKIFKPKKEKTLSEMPSYSAHYGFIADPISRETIDEVIVTIMKAPATYTREDTAEINCHGGLVSVRRTLLLLLKYGARLAEPGEFTKRAFLNGRIDLAQAEAVFDIIKAKTEESLKAAVNQLKGGLSKKMELIAEALKNICAGVEANIEFAEEEIETTGMSGVKKELQKTLKEINALLATAEGGKMLREGIKTAIIGKPNAGKSSLLNELLDEERAIVTHIPGTTRDVIEETINIEGIAFVLSDTAGIREAKDLVERKGIERSIIAIDEADLLLAVFDGATKIEKEDLEIINKIKGKNIIAVINKTDLKPAKTTEKEVKKLISASIVKISLLNKTGIEKLKKEMGKIALEKGARSKESLIITNVRHKELLSNAADSIKKAIESINKKMSEEFIALDIRGALDYIGSVTGRVSTDDILNKIFSDFCIGK from the coding sequence ATGAAAAATACAATAGCTGCAATATCCACTCCGCCCGGCGAAAGCGGCCTTGGCATTGTACGGGTTTCAGGAGCAGATGCCGTAAAGATCGTATCAAAAATATTCAAACCGAAAAAAGAAAAAACATTATCAGAAATGCCTTCATATTCAGCCCATTATGGTTTTATTGCAGATCCGATCAGCAGGGAAACAATAGATGAAGTAATTGTGACTATCATGAAAGCGCCTGCTACTTATACAAGGGAAGACACGGCAGAAATTAATTGCCATGGCGGTCTGGTTTCAGTCAGGCGGACGCTCCTTCTTTTATTAAAATATGGTGCGCGTCTTGCGGAACCCGGGGAGTTCACAAAACGGGCTTTTTTAAACGGAAGGATAGATCTTGCGCAGGCAGAAGCGGTTTTTGATATTATAAAGGCAAAAACGGAAGAAAGCTTAAAAGCAGCCGTAAACCAGCTTAAAGGCGGGCTTTCAAAAAAGATGGAGCTTATTGCGGAAGCTTTAAAAAATATCTGTGCGGGGGTTGAAGCCAATATAGAATTTGCAGAGGAAGAAATAGAGACGACCGGTATGTCCGGGGTCAAGAAAGAGCTGCAAAAGACATTAAAAGAAATAAATGCATTACTTGCCACCGCCGAGGGCGGGAAAATGCTCCGCGAGGGAATAAAAACCGCGATAATCGGAAAACCCAACGCCGGCAAGTCCTCGCTTTTGAATGAGCTTTTAGACGAAGAGCGCGCTATAGTGACACATATTCCGGGAACAACGAGAGATGTAATAGAGGAAACTATAAACATAGAAGGGATTGCGTTTGTTCTATCCGATACCGCCGGGATAAGAGAGGCCAAAGACCTGGTGGAAAGAAAAGGAATAGAACGGTCGATAATCGCAATAGATGAAGCTGACCTTCTCCTTGCCGTGTTTGACGGGGCCACAAAGATAGAAAAAGAAGATCTGGAGATAATAAATAAGATAAAGGGTAAAAATATTATTGCTGTCATAAATAAAACCGATCTGAAACCCGCAAAAACAACCGAAAAAGAGGTTAAGAAGTTAATCTCTGCCTCGATTGTTAAAATATCCCTTTTAAACAAAACCGGTATAGAAAAACTGAAGAAAGAGATGGGGAAGATAGCGCTGGAAAAGGGCGCGAGGTCGAAAGAAAGCTTAATAATAACGAATGTCAGGCATAAGGAACTCCTCTCAAACGCCGCTGATTCAATAAAAAAAGCAATTGAATCGATAAATAAAAAAATGTCCGAGGAGTTTATCGCTTTAGATATTCGGGGAGCTCTCGATTATATAGGAAGTGTTACGGGAAGAGTTTCAACGGATGATATATTGAATAAGATATTTAGTGATTTCTGCATTGGTAAGTAA
- a CDS encoding putative toxin-antitoxin system toxin component, PIN family codes for MKVVIDSNVIIAAFATRGICQSIFEAAMESSEVIISKKIINEVKEKLSVKIKLPQASVTEAVEYLNEFCVLTTFEKSKKVCRDEKDNHILWLAESSKAEYIITGDEDLKVLKKHKITQIVSPRGFWFVLSGKKR; via the coding sequence ATGAAGGTAGTTATTGACAGCAATGTTATTATTGCTGCATTTGCCACAAGAGGGATTTGTCAGTCGATATTTGAAGCGGCCATGGAAAGCTCGGAAGTAATTATCAGCAAAAAAATAATTAACGAGGTCAAAGAAAAACTCTCAGTTAAAATAAAACTCCCTCAGGCAAGTGTGACCGAAGCTGTAGAATATTTAAATGAGTTTTGCGTATTAACAACTTTTGAGAAATCCAAAAAAGTCTGCAGGGACGAAAAAGATAACCATATCCTGTGGCTCGCTGAAAGCTCTAAAGCCGAGTATATCATAACCGGGGACGAAGACCTGAAAGTGCTGAAAAAGCATAAAATCACCCAGATCGTCTCCCCCCGCGGCTTTTGGTTTGTGCTGAGCGGGAAAAAAAGATGA